One segment of Solanum stenotomum isolate F172 chromosome 1, ASM1918654v1, whole genome shotgun sequence DNA contains the following:
- the LOC125853874 gene encoding cysteine-rich receptor-like protein kinase 2 — translation MERATSSMLCSHFVILLILLLPDTSVAEPRSQIVQLICENGTTVSVSNFVNTMEAISEQMRTRGNGVAATGTGLNASYGLGQCYGDLSLSDCVLCFSEARTVFPKCFPSNKARIYLDGCFMRADNYNFYDQYFGPEDRHVCGNRTTKDSLFQQNARRAIQQAVANAPSNNGYARAQVSVPGSSTMTAYVLADCWKTLSANSCAACLQNASASMLGCLPWSEGRALYTGCFIRYSDTNFLNAISTSRGSSRGKVAVIVIVVVSSFVVLGVGAFIGIGVWKNKQIQKKRKGANDAEKLVKILHDISLNFKYSTLDKATGSFDEANKLGQGGFGTVYKGVLADGREIAVKRLFFNNKHRAADFYNEVNIISSVEHKNLIRLLGCSCSGPESLLVYEFLPNQSLDRFIFDPIKGKDLNWEKRFKIIIGTAEGLVYLHENTKTRIIHRDIKASNILLDSKLRAKIADFGLARSFQEDISHISTAIAGTLGYMAPEYLAHGQLTEKADVYSFGVLLMEIVTGRQNNRSINDENTKSLVSIVWDYYQHGIVEELFDPNLMLHNYNSINVKNEVARVLHVGLLCTQEIQTLRPSMSMALQMILEKEEELPAPTNPPFVDENTMELHGPWEKYSLSQGDSSSIANLSHSSFYPR, via the exons ATGGAAAGAGCAACCTCTTCAATGTTATGTAGTCACTTTGTTATTTTGTTGATCCTACTTCTACCAGATACATCAGTGGCTGAACCAAGATCCCAGATAGTCCAGCTCATATGTGAAAACGGAACGACAGTTTCCGTCTCAAATTTTGTCAATACAATGGAAGCTATAAGTGAACAAATGAGAACTAGAGGAAATGGAGTAGCAGCTACAGGCACTGGACTAAATGCTAGCTATGGACTTGGCCAATGCTATGGTGATCTTTCATTATCCGACTGTGTCTTATGTTTCTCTGAAGCGCGAACTGTTTTTCCCAAGTGCTTCCCTAGTAACAAGGCGCGAATTTATCTTGATGGCTGCTTTATGCGAGCGGACAATTACAACTTCTATGACCAGTATTTTGGTCCAGAGGACAGGCATGTATGCGGAAACAGGACGACAAAGGATTCATTGTTCCAGCAGAATGCTAGGCGAGCCATTCAGCAAGCAGTTGCAAATGCACCGAGTAACAACGGTTACGCACGTGCTCAAGTGTCAGTGCCCGGGTCTTCCACCATGACAGCTTATGTTCTCGCTGATTGTTGGAAGACTCTGAGTGCAAACTCCTGCGCAGCGTGTTTGCAAAATGCATCTGCATCCATGCTGGGGTGCTTGCCTTGGTCAGAAGGTAGAGCTCTGTACACTGGATGCTTCATTAGGTATTCTGATACAAATTTTCTCAATGCTATTTCTACCAGTAGAGGCTCGTCAAGAG GAAAAGTTGCAGTCATTGTCATTGTTGTTGTTAGTTCCTTTGTCGTTTTGGGAGTAGGTGCTTTCATTGGTATTGGTGTCTGGAAGAACAAACAAATccagaagaagagaaaag gGGCAAATGATGCTGAGAAATTAGTGAAGATCCTTCATGACATCAGCTTAAACTTCAAGTATTCGACTCTTGACAAAGCCACAGGGTCATTTGATGAGGCCAACAAGCTTGGGCAAGGTGGATTTGGCACGGTTTATAAG GGTGTTTTGGCAGATGGGAGAGAGATTGCCGtcaaaaggctattcttcaacAACAAACACAGAGCTGCAGATTTTTATAACGAGGTTAACATAATCAGTAGCGTTGAGCACAAAAATTTGATAAGATTATTGGGATGCAGCTGCTCAGGACCGGAAAGCCTTCTTGTATACGAGTTCCTCCCTAACCAGAGTCTTGATCGCTTCATATTTG ACCCTATCAAAGGTAAAGATCTAAATTGGGAGAAAagatttaagataattatagGGACTGCAGAAGGTTTGGTATACCTACACGAGAACACAAAGACACGAATAATTCATAGAGACATAAAAGCAAGCAATATCCTGTTGGACTCGAAGCTCCGTGCAAAGATTGCTGATTTTGGGTTGGCCAGGTCATTCCAAGAAGACATCAGTCACATAAGCACTGCCATTGCTGGCACATT AGGATATATGGCTCCAGAATACTTGGCACATGGCCAATTGACAGAAAAAGCAGATGTTTACAGCTTTGGAGTTCTTCTAATGGAAATTGTTACTGGAAGACAAAATAACAGGAGCATAAatgatgaaaatacaaaaagcTTAGTTTCCATT GTGTGGGATTACTATCAACACGGTATAGTGGAGGAACTATTCGATCCAAATCTCATGTTGCACAACTACAACTCCATCAACGTGAAAAATGAGGTCGCGAGAGTTTTGCATGTGGGGCTTCTGTGCACTCAAGAGATCCAAACACTACGTCCATCCATGTCTATGGCATTACAGATGATCCTCgagaaagaagaagagttgCCGGCTCCTACTAATCCACCATTTGTTGATGAGAACACCATGGAACTTCATGGGCCTTGGGAGAAATATTCGCTTAGTCAAGGTGATTCTAGTTCGATTGCCAACTTATCTCATAGTTCTTTTTACCCCAGATGA
- the LOC125853875 gene encoding cysteine-rich receptor-like protein kinase 2 translates to MERATPSMLCSHFVIVLILLLPDTSVAEPRSQIIQLICGNGTIVAAPNFPATMEIVSEQIRSRGYGVAATGTGPDTSYGLAQCYGDLSLLDCALCYSEARTVIPRCFPSNEGRIYLDGCFIRASNYNYNFYDQYLGPEDRHVCGNRTTKGSLFQQNARRAVQQAVANAPSNNGYARAQVSSTMTAYVLADCWKTLSANSCAACLQNASASMLGCLPWSEGRALYTGCFMRYSDTNFLNAISTSGGSSSRGKVVVIVVVVVSSVVVLGVAAFIGFGVWKHKQIKKKRKGANDVEKLVKILSQNSLNFKYSTLDKATGSFDEANKLGQGGFGTVYRGVLADGREIAVKRLFFNNKHRTADFYNEVNIISSVQHKNLTRLLGYSCSGPESLLVYEFLPNQSLDRYIFDAIKGKDLNWKNRFEIIVGTAEGLVYLHENTKTRIIHRDIKASNILLDLRLRAKIADFGLARSFQEDKSHISTVLAGTLGYMAPEYLAHGQLTEKADVYSFGVLLLEIVTGRQNNKRKNTEYTVSLVSDVWEHYKRGKMEELFDPILMLHNYHTINVRNEVARVLHVGLLCTQEIPTLRPSMSKALQMFIKKDEELPPPTKPPFVAEKIMETHNPWEKYSIKQGASATIANLSHSSFYPR, encoded by the exons ATGGAAAGAGCAACCCCTTCAATGTTGTGTAGTCACTTTGTTATTGTGTTGATCCTACTTCTACCAGATACATCAGTGGCTGAACCAAGATCCCAGATAATCCAGCTCATATGTGGAAACGGAACGATAGTTGCCGCTCCAAATTTTCCTGCTACAATGGAAATTGTAAGTGAACAAATTAGAAGTAGAGGATATGGAGTAGCAGCTACTGGCACTGGACCAGATACTAGCTATGGACTTGCCCAATGCTATGGTGATCTTTCATTACTCGACTGTGCCTTGTGCTACTCTGAAGCGCGAACCGTTATTCCCAGGTGTTTCCCCAGTAACGAGGGCCGAATTTATCTTGATGGCTGCTTTATCCGAGCATCCAATTACAATTACAATTTCTATGACCAGTATTTAGGTCCAGAAGACAGGCATGTATGCGGAAACAGGACGACAAAGGGTTCATTGTTCCAACAGAATGCTAGGCGAGCCGTTCAGCAAGCAGTTGCAAATGCACCGAGTAATAATGGTTACGCGCGTGCTCAAGTGTCTTCCACCATGACAGCTTATGTTCTCGCTGATTGCTGGAAGACGCTAAGTGCAAACTCCTGCGCAGCGTGTTTGCAAAATGCATCTGCATCCATGTTGGGATGCTTGCCTTGGTCAGAAGGTAGAGCTCTTTACACTGGATGTTTCATGAGGTATTCTGATACAAATTTTCTCAATGCTATTTCTACCAGTGGAGGCTCGTCATCAAGGG GAAAAGTTGTAGTCATTGTCGTTGTTGTTGTTAGCTCCGTTGTCGTTTTGGGAGTAGCTGCTTTCATTGGTTTTGGTGTCTGGAAGCACAAACAAatcaagaagaagagaaaag GTGCAAATGATGTAGAGAAATTAGTGAAGATCCTTTCTCAAAACAGCTTGAACTTCAAGTATTCAACACTTGACAAAGCCACTGGGTCATTTGATGAGGCCAACAAGCTTGGGCAAGGTGGATTTGGCACAGTTTATAGG GGAGTTTTGGCAGACGGGAGAGAGATCGCCGTCAAAAGGTTGTTCTTTAACAACAAACACAGAACTGCAGATTTTTATAATGAGGTGAACATAATCAGTAGTGTCCAGCACAAAAATTTGACAAGGTTATTGGGATACAGCTGCTCAGGACCGGAAAGCCTTCTTGTATACGAGTTCCTCCCTAACCAGAGTCTTGATCGCTACATATTTG ACGCTATCAAAGGTAAAGATCTAAATTGGAAGAACagatttgagataattgtaGGGACAGCAGAAGGATTGGTATACCTACACGAGAACACAAAGACACGAATAATTCACAGAGACATAAAAGCAAGCAACATCCTGTTGGACTTGAGGCTCCGTGCAAAGATTGCTGATTTTGGGTTGGCCAGGTCATTCCAAGAAGACAAGAGTCACATAAGCACTGTACTTGCTGGCACATT AGGATATATGGCTCCAGAGTACTTAGCACACGGTCAGCTAACAGAAAAAGCAGACGTTTACAGCTTTGGAGTTCTTCTACTAGAGATTGTTACTGGAAGACAAAATAACAAGAGAAAAAACACCGAATATACTGTCAGCTTAGTTTCCGAT GTGTGGGAGCACTATAAACGTGGGAAAATGGAGGAACTCTTCGATCCGATTCTCATGTTGCATAACTACCATACAATCAATGTAAGAAATGAGGTTGCGAGAGTGTTACATGTGGGACTTTTGTGCACTCAAGAAATCCCAACGTTACGGCCATCTATGTCTAAGGCATTACAAATGTTCATCAAGAAAGATGAAGAGTTGCCTCCTCCTACTAAGCCTCCATTCGTGGcagagaaaatcatggaaacTCACAACCCTTGGGAGAAGTACTCGATAAAACAAGGCGCTTCTGCTACGATTGCCAACTTATCTCACAGTTCATTTTACCCCAGATGA